The following are from one region of the Macaca thibetana thibetana isolate TM-01 chromosome 2, ASM2454274v1, whole genome shotgun sequence genome:
- the LOC126947804 gene encoding uncharacterized protein LOC126947804, whose protein sequence is MIQQMHAWTHLSNRKLKLLIEKTDFLIPKASTLVEQVTSACKVCQQVNAGATRVPEGKRTRGNRPGVYWEIDFTEVKPHYAGYKYLLVFVDTFSGWVEAYPTRQETAHIVAKKILEEIFPRFGLPKVIGSDNGPAFVSQTDLQARLKGLQAVQAQIWAPLAELYQPGHPQTSHPFQVGDSVYVRRHRTQGLEPRWKGPYIVLLTTPTAIKVDGISTWIHASHAKAAPGTPGPTPPETWRLRRSEDPLKIRLSRI, encoded by the exons atgatccagcagatgcatgcctggacacacttgagtaatcgaaagctaaaattactgattgaaaaaactgactttctaatcccaaaggcaagtaccctcgtagaacaagtgacatctgcctgtaaggtctgtcagcaggtaaacgctggggctacccgagtgccagaagggaaacgaactcgtggtaaccgcccaggagtctattgggaaatagacttcactgaagtaaaacctcactatgctggatataagtacttactggtgtttgtagataccttttcaggatgggtagaagcctaccccacccggcaagaaacggcacacatagtagccaagaaaattttggaagaaatctttcctagattcggacttcccaaggtaattgggtcagataacgggccggccttcgtttctcag ACTGACCTACAGGCCCGgctaaaaggactccaagcagtacaggcccaaatctgggcccccttggcagaactgtaccaaccaggacatccacagaccagtcaccccttccaggtgggagactctgtctacgttagacggcatcgcactcaaggactagagcctcggtggaaaggaccctacattgttctcctgacCACACCCACAGCCATAAAGGTTGACGGAATCTCCACTTGGATCCATGCATCCCACGCCAAGGCTGCTCCAGGGACGCCCGGACCAACACCACCTGAGACATGGAGACTCCGACGCTCCGAGGACCCgctcaagataagactctctcgTATCTAG